The Brenneria rubrifaciens genome has a window encoding:
- a CDS encoding ABC transporter permease produces MFWRLVLRALRLRRQRVGVVFAALTVGAAIVTAMSAVYFDINAKMSQELRTFGANFYIGPARGNSLPQRTFQPILENAPAGLIKAASPYLYGMARTELEKVVLMGVWFESLRPLAPYWQVTGNWIGVSFDDRNAMIGVKLAERLNLKVGDGVTLVGDGGRQRLLIKGIVESGDATDNMLIVNLALAQKWLDRAGTISNALLSVSNDLGQVDQFAASLQRQYPQLDIRPILKVSASEGQVLNKIKGLMGLVSAVILVLSSLCVNTTLMAIVGERAREFALQKALGASGRDIIRQMLAETGIIALAAVICGSLIGYLLAQVLGMAVFNASISLRAPVFPLTLALSLLVAAVAAIVPTRRAIYVDPANVLKGE; encoded by the coding sequence ATGTTCTGGCGGCTGGTGTTGCGCGCGCTGCGTCTGCGTAGGCAACGGGTGGGGGTGGTGTTTGCCGCCCTGACCGTCGGTGCGGCCATCGTGACCGCCATGTCCGCCGTCTATTTCGATATCAACGCCAAAATGAGTCAGGAACTACGCACCTTCGGCGCCAATTTCTATATCGGTCCCGCGCGGGGAAATTCGCTGCCGCAACGTACTTTTCAGCCGATCTTGGAAAACGCCCCGGCCGGATTGATCAAGGCCGCCAGCCCTTATCTGTACGGGATGGCGCGCACGGAACTGGAGAAAGTCGTTCTGATGGGCGTGTGGTTTGAGTCGCTGCGCCCGCTGGCCCCATACTGGCAGGTGACCGGCAACTGGATTGGCGTCAGTTTTGACGATCGTAATGCGATGATTGGCGTCAAGCTGGCGGAACGGCTGAACCTAAAAGTGGGCGACGGCGTCACGCTGGTGGGCGACGGCGGCAGGCAACGCTTGCTGATTAAAGGCATCGTGGAATCGGGCGATGCCACCGACAATATGCTGATCGTCAATCTGGCGCTGGCGCAGAAATGGCTGGATAGAGCAGGGACGATCAGTAACGCGCTGCTCAGCGTCAGCAACGATCTGGGACAGGTGGATCAATTTGCGGCCAGCTTGCAGCGGCAGTATCCGCAGTTGGACATTCGCCCCATTCTCAAAGTTTCGGCCTCGGAAGGTCAGGTGCTGAATAAGATCAAAGGGCTGATGGGGCTGGTTTCGGCGGTCATTCTGGTGCTGTCGTCCCTGTGCGTCAATACGACGCTGATGGCGATTGTCGGTGAACGCGCGCGCGAGTTTGCATTACAGAAAGCGCTGGGCGCCAGCGGGCGGGATATCATCCGTCAGATGTTGGCGGAAACCGGCATTATTGCACTGGCGGCAGTGATCTGCGGTTCGCTGATCGGCTATCTGTTGGCGCAGGTGTTGGGCATGGCGGTGTTCAACGCCTCAATTTCATTGCGAGCGCCGGTATTTCCGTTAACGCTGGCGCTTTCTTTGCTGGTGGCGGCGGTGGCGGCCATTGTTCCTACCCGGCGGGCGATTTATGTCGACCCCGCCAACGTTCTCAAAGGAGAGTAG
- a CDS encoding ABC transporter ATP-binding protein: protein MCLVTQDQAAKPAPEDAVIETRRLYKRFGQVTALEDINIRITRGEFVAVMGASGSGKTTLMNILTCLDTVSDGQVLLDGIDAAALDEEGRRKFRADKIGLVFQQFHLIPFLTALENIMLAQHYHSIVDEAAARRVLEQVDLAHRVDHLPSQLSGGEQQRVCIARALVNEPPVIFADEPTGNLDEENERRVLDLLRDLHRQGRTIVMVTHNPELGKFADRIIRLQHGKYLSEEINHHAMA, encoded by the coding sequence ATGTGCTTAGTCACACAGGATCAAGCGGCGAAACCAGCCCCGGAAGACGCGGTGATCGAAACGCGCCGGTTGTATAAACGTTTTGGTCAGGTGACCGCGCTGGAAGATATCAACATCCGCATTACCCGTGGCGAGTTCGTGGCCGTTATGGGGGCGTCCGGTTCGGGTAAGACGACGCTGATGAACATACTTACCTGTCTGGATACGGTCAGTGACGGACAGGTGCTGTTGGACGGGATTGATGCGGCGGCGCTGGATGAAGAAGGGCGGCGCAAATTCAGGGCGGATAAAATTGGTTTGGTCTTTCAGCAGTTCCATTTGATCCCTTTCTTGACCGCGCTGGAAAATATCATGCTGGCCCAGCATTACCACAGCATCGTGGATGAAGCGGCGGCGCGGCGGGTGCTGGAGCAGGTTGACCTGGCGCATCGCGTGGATCACCTGCCAAGCCAGCTTTCCGGCGGCGAGCAGCAGCGGGTGTGTATTGCCCGTGCGCTGGTAAATGAGCCGCCCGTTATTTTCGCTGATGAGCCGACGGGGAATCTGGATGAAGAGAATGAGCGGCGGGTGTTGGATCTGTTGAGGGACTTGCACCGTCAGGGGCGGACCATCGTGATGGTGACGCATAACCCTGAACTCGGCAAGTTTGCCGACCGCATTATCCGTTTGCAGCATGGCAAGTATTTAAGTGAGGAGATTAACCATCATGCAATGGCGTAA
- a CDS encoding TlpA family protein disulfide reductase — protein sequence MQWRNSLSVVCLALALLGGCKEEQVSIGAKAPTLAAYDLTGQQVALTRWQGKSVYLNFWSSSCGGCLSEMDTLEKLSKTYSDKVVVVAVNTDPDSVDLTPLLAQHNVTYPVIRDQLGITQARYQVIGTPTSFIINANGKVVEQYQGARNEEQLLSLFERLARGV from the coding sequence ATGCAATGGCGTAACTCGCTCAGCGTGGTCTGTCTGGCCCTGGCGCTGCTGGGCGGCTGTAAAGAGGAGCAGGTGAGTATTGGCGCCAAAGCGCCAACGCTGGCGGCTTACGATTTGACCGGTCAGCAGGTGGCGTTGACCCGCTGGCAGGGAAAAAGCGTGTACCTGAATTTCTGGTCTTCAAGCTGCGGCGGCTGTTTGTCCGAAATGGACACGCTGGAAAAACTCAGTAAAACCTACAGCGATAAAGTGGTCGTGGTGGCGGTCAATACCGATCCCGACAGTGTGGATCTTACCCCGCTGCTGGCGCAGCACAACGTGACGTATCCGGTGATCCGCGATCAATTGGGGATCACCCAGGCGCGCTATCAGGTTATCGGCACCCCGACTTCGTTTATCATCAATGCCAACGGCAAGGTCGTGGAACAGTATCAGGGCGCGAGAAATGAGGAACAATTGCTTTCGTTGTTTGAGCGGCTGGCGCGGGGCGTGTGA
- a CDS encoding AEC family transporter has translation MSSLLLSSLFPLVFIMIMGWLSGKLNYTKREDAGVLATVVIRFALPLHLFIGALNTDPEKIKNFSFMAVLFIGLMGSYLLTLCISRFVFRQDIKTGAIQSLVCAFPDMAYFGAPVLAVLIGPEGFLGVLIGNLITSVFMIPLTIVLIRMGDSDKDGANQESLGIMILKNLFKAARNPIVWIPILGVILSLLGIKIPELLYSSIDTMGKTAGGISLFALGLLFYGESPKFNRHTFTNISLKNLVQPAIMAAAGVAFGLSPTLMQQVVIIGATPSAIAAGMFAVRSETYVESASSSILIGTAIGIFTEGLVIYMMT, from the coding sequence ATGTCTTCATTATTATTATCATCTTTGTTCCCGTTAGTTTTTATTATGATTATGGGTTGGCTTAGTGGGAAATTAAACTACACGAAACGCGAAGACGCTGGCGTATTAGCGACAGTCGTGATTCGATTTGCCTTGCCGTTGCATCTGTTTATCGGCGCTTTAAATACCGACCCCGAAAAAATTAAAAACTTCTCTTTCATGGCGGTGCTGTTCATCGGTCTGATGGGCTCTTATCTGCTGACGCTGTGCATTTCCCGCTTTGTCTTTCGTCAGGATATCAAGACCGGCGCGATTCAGTCGCTGGTGTGCGCGTTTCCCGACATGGCTTACTTTGGCGCACCGGTTCTGGCTGTGCTCATCGGCCCCGAAGGGTTCCTGGGGGTATTGATCGGCAACCTGATTACCAGCGTGTTCATGATCCCGTTGACGATTGTGCTGATTCGTATGGGAGACAGCGACAAGGATGGCGCTAATCAGGAGAGTCTGGGCATTATGATCCTGAAAAACCTGTTTAAAGCCGCGCGAAATCCGATTGTGTGGATTCCGATTCTGGGGGTGATACTCAGCCTGCTGGGGATCAAAATTCCAGAACTGCTTTATTCGTCGATTGACACCATGGGTAAAACCGCCGGCGGGATTTCACTGTTTGCGCTCGGTTTACTGTTTTATGGTGAAAGCCCGAAATTCAATCGGCATACCTTTACCAACATCAGCCTGAAAAATCTGGTGCAGCCGGCGATTATGGCTGCGGCGGGCGTGGCCTTCGGATTGAGCCCCACCCTGATGCAGCAGGTGGTGATTATCGGCGCCACGCCGTCCGCCATCGCCGCCGGCATGTTTGCGGTACGCAGCGAGACCTATGTGGAGTCCGCTTCTTCCTCAATATTGATTGGCACTGCGATAGGGATTTTCACCGAAGGTCTGGTGATTTATATGATGACCTAG